AAATTGAAATTTTCCCGGATATCCCATTGCCAGTCTTTTGGTCACATTTTCTATACCAATGCCTGAAGTCTTGTCTTTGGTGTGCTGCATCGTTGGTATGGAGTTCCGGATGTCAAAGATTACCTTATTATGTTGGGTGGTGATGGCAATATGAATGAATCCCTTCGGGTCGTTTTCGATGTTGCTGTGTTTAAAGGCATTTTCCACAAAGGGGATAAGCAGCATGGGTTCGATGATGAGGTGTTTATCAGCTTCCTCATGGTGAAAAGACACGTCTATGGGTTCCCCTATTTTAAGGTTCTGAAAGTCTATAAAGTTTTGAATGTAGCCAATCTCATTTTCAAGCTTCACGGGGCTGGTGTTATGGTAGACCACATGTCTCAGCATCTCTGATAACTTGATGATCAGCTGGGGAGCTTTTTCGGACTGGGTGAGGGAAAGTGAATAGATGTTATTCAGCGCATTGAAAAGAAAGTGGGGATTAATCTGGGACTTCAAAAAGCGCATTTCTGATTCCAGATTTTCATTGATGAGTGCTGCTTCGCGCTGCTTTCTTTTTCGATTTTCATCTGATAGCCAGATGATGGTAGAGAAGAAAAGCATGGGGATACCATTGATGATGGTAAAAATCACCATACGGCTCATGTTTCGGGGAGGCATAGGTGGTCTGTCACGCATTTCCACACCCTCCTTCATGCCACGAGGTATTCTCATTTCTGGTCGCGGGGAGAGGTCATTGGTCAGAAAGAAAAGAAAATAGGCGACTGCCAGAATGACGAGTACCGAAAGTGAGTACTTGATGAATTGATTGGATTCAAAAAACCTGGGTAGGAGCACGTAGAGATTAAGATAGAAAAGTGCCATGCCAACGCTGATCATCCGTGCGGTTTGGATCAGGGCATCGGAGTCCTCAAACATATTCGTCTGCCAGTAGAAAACAATGAGCGAAAATGCCAGCCAGGAAATAATATGAATACTTACTTCTTTAAGTCTCATCTGGGTGTAAAATTATAGTATAGCGTAATAGTACCCTATTCACTCGTCTTTTTTGGAGGATTTCTACCAACTCCCGTGTGTATTCAATCAACACATCATTTTATTCAACAAACCGCTCTTTCAACCCTCTTTTTGAGCTTTTCAGATGGTTGATTGAGATTTTGACCTGGTTGGTTGAAATCTTTTGAACAGGATTTTCCCCACACCTACTTTCGATGACACATTAAAACTGGCACAATATGAATGCATTAAAAGTAACAATGTTCGCCGCACTTATTTGTCTGGGCTACCAAGGTATGGCTCAGCGTGGTTCGTTTGATCCGGCAGAGAGGGTGTCTCAGGAAAAACAAAATGTTCTGGAAAGTATGGAAGACCTGACGGAGGATCAGCAGGTGGTTATAGATCAGATCTATGAAAACCACCTTGAAAAGGTGCAGGAAATAACCGCTTCAACGGATGGGCCGTCACCTGAGGTCAGGGAAAAAATGATGGTGATTAACAAGGAGAAGAATGAGCTGATGAAAGATGTGCTTTCTGATGAGCAGTATGCGAAATACGAGCAACTCATTGCCAGAAAAGGGAGAGGCCCACGTGGCAAATGAAGAAGCTCCTGATGGCATTTTTCTGTTTTGGAACTGTGATGGTTACCGGGCAGGGTCTGAAAGTAGCAGGGAGGGTTTTGAGTGAAGGGGATGGTGAACCCGTAATGGCCGCAACTGCGGCCATTGCAAGTATTAAGGACTCCACAGTTCAGCACTTTGATCTGACAGATGCTGATGGCTACTTTCAGCTTTCAGGCATTTCCCCGGCTTTTTACAAGTTGGAGGTCAGAAGTGTAGGCTATCAGGCCTATGAAAAGATCATCAGGATTCAGGGTTCACTGGAACTGGGTGTGATCAAGCTGGCCTATGACACCATGGAGCTGGATGCTGTGGAGGTGAGGGGACAGACTGTGGGGGTGATCATCAGTGGGGATACCACGGCGTATTTGTCCAATGCGTACAAGACCAACCCTGATGCCAGTGCTGAAGATCTGATCAGGAAGATGCCGGGAATGATAGTGGATGGTGACGGAGTACAGGCTGAGGGGGAATCCGTCAAGAGGATATTGGTAGATGGGAAAGTGTTTTTTGGAGATGATCCCTCGATAGCCCTGAAGACCATCCCCGCGCAGGTGATAGACCGGATAGAGGTATTCGATCAATTGAGCGAACAGTCAAGGTTTACAGGCTTCAATGACGGTAATACCACCAAAACCATCAACATCATCACCAAACGTGAGTTTCAGAATGGACAGTTTGGGAAAGCCTACATCGGAGCAGGGCCAGATGAAAAATACAATGGAGGCGGGAATGTCAATTTTTTTAATGCGGATCAAAGGATAACATTGGTTGGTCTTAGCAATAACATCAATGTGCAGAATTTCTCGTCCGAAGACCTGGTCGGTGTATCAAGTGGAGCAGAGCGGGGAAGACCAGGTGGAGGACGGCCTCCGGGTCGAGGTGTGGGCTCCGGGAGCAGTTCGTCAGATTTTCTCACCGGACAGCAAAGCGGAATTTCTCAGACCGAGTCTTTTGGGGTCAACTTTACCGATGATGTCGGAGAGCGTTTAAAGCTAAACACCAGCTATTTCTACAACAGCAGTGACAACTCCAATGATCAGCTCACTCATCAGGAATATTTCTTAAGTAGCGCCGAGGACCAGCGGTATGAGGAGACGTATAATTTTGATAGTGAGAATGATAACCATCGGATTAACCTCCGGATGGACTATTCCCTCAATGATAAGACCTCCATCTTGTTTACGCCACGGATCAGCTTTCAGCAAAACCTGTCAGAGACAGACCTACAGGGGATGTTTGATGCCGCAGATGGTAGCCGACTCAGTACCACACAGACTCAAAGCACCACTGAGAGTGGCGCTTATAATTTGTCCAATGACCTATTGATCAGGCATCGGATGAACACCCCCGGCAGAACCATCTCCCTGGGACTAAGGTCTACTGTCAATCATGTGCAGCAGGAAACGCTGCTGAATGCCCTCACGAGCTATACCAGCAAGGAAGGAACCAGTGACACCACCAACCAGCGAACAGATGCAGAAGTGAATACTGCCACATACTCTGCAAACCTCCGGTTTACGGAGCGGGTAGGCGATGCGTCTATGCTGGAGCTGGGCTATGCCGCAGGCATCACCTATAATGATTCGAACAAGGAAACTTTCGGCCTTGATGTTGAGCAAAATGCCCAACTGGATACCACTTTGTCCAGTGTATTCGAAAGTCAATACCAGACCCATCAATGGAGTACCGGGTACATGTATCGTAAATCTTCGATGATGCTCAGGGCAAGCCTGGCTTACGAGTATGCCCTGCTCTCCGGCCAAAGCACTTTTCCTACGAGTGAGGACCTGGGCCGAAGTTTCCAAAACGTACTGCCATCAGTGATGCTCAGGTATGAGTTTGACGATAGTAAGAACATCCGACTCTTCTACCGGACCAATACTCAGGAGCCTTCGGTCACAGACCTGCAGGATGTGGTGGATAATAGCAACCCATTGTCTCTGGAGTCTGGCAATTCCAATTTGAGACAGAGCTATTCGCACACGCTAATGTCCAGATATGGGGCAGCCAATAGCCAGCGGGGAACAAGCTTTTTTGCCATGGTTTCTACCACCCAGACGAATCATTATATCACCAGTTCTACTTTCACAGCCGCTCAGGATACTACTCTGGAGAATGGGATCCGGTTGCTGTCCGGAGGACAGTTTACCCAACCCGTGAATATGAATGGATACCTGAACAGCAAGGTGTTTACGACCTACGGCCTGCCATTGAGTTTTTTGTCCTCAGGGCTCAACTTCAACACCACGTTTAGTTACACACTCACCCCGGGACAGGTGAATGGTCAGGTCAATAAATCACGGTCTACGGGCCTGGGGCAGGGGTTGGTGCTTTCCAGCAACATCAGTGAGAAGGTAGATTTTACCCTTTCGTATGATGGGAGCTATTATATCGTCAAAAACACCTTTCAGCCGCAGCTAAATAATAATTATTACTATCAGGTGGCTTCAGCCAGGCTAAACCTGATCCTTCCTGCGCAGATCGTTTTCAGGACAGACTTTAGTCATCAGCTTTATGCTGGTCTCTCAGATTCGTACAATCAGCAATATGCTCTTTGGAATGCTTCCATTGGGAAAAAGATATTTTTGGAAGACCGGGGAGAAATTGGTGTGAGCATATTCGACCTGCTTGGTCAAAATACGAGCATTTCCCGTGAGGTGACAGAGACATACGTTCAGGATACCCAGACAGAGGTTTTGGGGACTTACTTCATGGTCAATTTTTCTTACAATTTCCGAAATGCCAACTAGGGGATGAAGTCAGCGGCGGCCATATTGATTTTGGGCCTGGGGGCCTGTGCTCCTGCTGGTGTGGTGCCTTTCATCAATGATCCTGTGACCATCGATGGCAAAGCGAATGATTGGTCTGAGGATTTTGATCGAA
This Marinoscillum sp. 108 DNA region includes the following protein-coding sequences:
- a CDS encoding outer membrane beta-barrel protein, producing MKKLLMAFFCFGTVMVTGQGLKVAGRVLSEGDGEPVMAATAAIASIKDSTVQHFDLTDADGYFQLSGISPAFYKLEVRSVGYQAYEKIIRIQGSLELGVIKLAYDTMELDAVEVRGQTVGVIISGDTTAYLSNAYKTNPDASAEDLIRKMPGMIVDGDGVQAEGESVKRILVDGKVFFGDDPSIALKTIPAQVIDRIEVFDQLSEQSRFTGFNDGNTTKTINIITKREFQNGQFGKAYIGAGPDEKYNGGGNVNFFNADQRITLVGLSNNINVQNFSSEDLVGVSSGAERGRPGGGRPPGRGVGSGSSSSDFLTGQQSGISQTESFGVNFTDDVGERLKLNTSYFYNSSDNSNDQLTHQEYFLSSAEDQRYEETYNFDSENDNHRINLRMDYSLNDKTSILFTPRISFQQNLSETDLQGMFDAADGSRLSTTQTQSTTESGAYNLSNDLLIRHRMNTPGRTISLGLRSTVNHVQQETLLNALTSYTSKEGTSDTTNQRTDAEVNTATYSANLRFTERVGDASMLELGYAAGITYNDSNKETFGLDVEQNAQLDTTLSSVFESQYQTHQWSTGYMYRKSSMMLRASLAYEYALLSGQSTFPTSEDLGRSFQNVLPSVMLRYEFDDSKNIRLFYRTNTQEPSVTDLQDVVDNSNPLSLESGNSNLRQSYSHTLMSRYGAANSQRGTSFFAMVSTTQTNHYITSSTFTAAQDTTLENGIRLLSGGQFTQPVNMNGYLNSKVFTTYGLPLSFLSSGLNFNTTFSYTLTPGQVNGQVNKSRSTGLGQGLVLSSNISEKVDFTLSYDGSYYIVKNTFQPQLNNNYYYQVASARLNLILPAQIVFRTDFSHQLYAGLSDSYNQQYALWNASIGKKIFLEDRGEIGVSIFDLLGQNTSISREVTETYVQDTQTEVLGTYFMVNFSYNFRNAN
- a CDS encoding sensor histidine kinase — protein: MRLKEVSIHIISWLAFSLIVFYWQTNMFEDSDALIQTARMISVGMALFYLNLYVLLPRFFESNQFIKYSLSVLVILAVAYFLFFLTNDLSPRPEMRIPRGMKEGVEMRDRPPMPPRNMSRMVIFTIINGIPMLFFSTIIWLSDENRKRKQREAALINENLESEMRFLKSQINPHFLFNALNNIYSLSLTQSEKAPQLIIKLSEMLRHVVYHNTSPVKLENEIGYIQNFIDFQNLKIGEPIDVSFHHEEADKHLIIEPMLLIPFVENAFKHSNIENDPKGFIHIAITTQHNKVIFDIRNSIPTMQHTKDKTSGIGIENVTKRLAMGYPGKFQFLKEIEQNVFHVNLQIDCK